In Nicotiana tabacum cultivar K326 chromosome 17, ASM71507v2, whole genome shotgun sequence, one DNA window encodes the following:
- the LOC107761876 gene encoding RING-H2 finger protein ATL80-like: MTLPPRFLLSTNSFSTPQPPVNSSVAEPPSSASVEPDFVIITAALLCALICVIGLISVARCAWLRRVGGATGGQSSSAANRGLKKKVLQSLPKFTYDSTSSTTGATAECAICLAEYREGDEIRVLPQCGHGFHVQCIDTWLGSHSSCPSCRQILVVGRCRKCGEFPAVSGTSNSAQIPGRSYLA, from the coding sequence ATGACGCTTCCACCTAGATTTCTACTAAGCACTAACTCTTTCTCAACTCCACAGCCGCCGGTCAATTCCTCTGTGGCGGAGCCGCCGTCGTCTGCATCAGTGGAGCCCGACTTCGTCATAATCACAGCTGCCCTACTCTGTGCATTAATCTGTGTCATAGGACTCATCTCGGTAGCTCGGTGCGCTTGGCTCCGACGAGTTGGTGGAGCTACCGGAGGTCAGTCATCATCGGCGGCGAACAGAGGGTTGAAGAAAAAAGTGTTACAGTCGCTGCCTAAGTTCACTTACGATAGTACTTCTTCAACCACCGGTGCCACGGCGGAGTGCGCCATATGTCTGGCGGAATACAGGGAAGGAGATGAGATTAGGGTTCTGCCCCAGTGTGGCCATGGCTTTCATGTTCAGTGTATTGACACGTGGCTTGGTTCACACTCTTCATGCCCATCGTGCCGTCAGATTCTTGTAGTTGGTCGGTGCCGGAAGTGCGGCGAGTTCCCTGCAGTTTCCGGCACCTCCAATAGTGCTCAAATTCCTGGCCGGAGCTACCTTGCATAA